A genomic region of Sulfobacillus acidophilus DSM 10332 contains the following coding sequences:
- a CDS encoding Carbon-monoxide dehydrogenase (acceptor) (PFAM: FAD binding domain in molybdopterin dehydrogenase; CO dehydrogenase flavoprotein C-terminal domain~COGs: COG1319 Aerobic-type carbon monoxide dehydrogenase middle subunit CoxM/CutM homologs~InterPro IPR002346~KEGG: bts:Btus_2630 molybdopterin dehydrogenase FAD-binding protein~PFAM: Molybdopterin dehydrogenase, FAD-binding~PRIAM: Carbon-monoxide dehydrogenase (acceptor)~SPTR: Molybdopterin dehydrogenase FAD-binding protein): MIPASFRYQRAQTLAEALALLSASSGETKIMAGGHSLLPLMKLRLARPETVIDIGRIRELDGIVVGDDTVTIKAATRYREVQAHPEIRRAFGGLVETIGQIADPQVRNRGTLGGSVAHADPSADLPAFLLAAEATCRVMSAEAERTVSIDEWFIAPLVSALAEREILVAIELSRKLPAKQTYLKFPHPASGYALAGVAALWDQTPEGRIERVRIGVTGAGTLPFRATGAEALLTGQVVTPETIRQAAVRGAEDGQYASDVFYSAEYRHHLATVMIERALQKLME; encoded by the coding sequence ATGATTCCGGCGTCTTTTCGTTATCAACGGGCCCAAACGCTGGCGGAAGCGTTGGCTCTGTTGTCGGCCTCGTCGGGTGAAACCAAAATCATGGCGGGGGGACATAGCCTGCTACCCCTGATGAAGCTTCGCTTGGCGAGACCGGAGACGGTGATTGATATCGGGCGAATCCGGGAATTGGACGGCATCGTGGTCGGCGACGACACGGTGACGATCAAGGCGGCGACGCGTTATCGGGAGGTGCAAGCCCATCCGGAAATTCGCCGGGCTTTTGGCGGGTTGGTCGAAACTATCGGTCAGATTGCCGATCCCCAGGTCCGAAATCGGGGAACGCTCGGGGGCAGCGTGGCCCATGCGGATCCCTCGGCCGATTTGCCGGCTTTTTTGCTGGCGGCCGAGGCGACCTGCCGGGTCATGAGCGCGGAGGCCGAGCGAACGGTGAGCATCGACGAATGGTTTATCGCACCGTTAGTCAGTGCCTTGGCCGAACGGGAAATCCTCGTGGCGATCGAACTATCTCGCAAATTACCGGCTAAGCAGACGTATTTGAAATTTCCGCATCCGGCCTCCGGCTATGCGTTAGCGGGGGTTGCCGCGTTGTGGGATCAAACGCCGGAGGGCCGGATTGAGCGCGTGCGTATCGGGGTGACCGGGGCCGGGACATTACCGTTTCGGGCGACGGGCGCCGAAGCGCTGTTAACCGGGCAGGTGGTGACGCCCGAGACGATTCGCCAAGCGGCCGTTCGGGGCGCGGAGGACGGGCAATATGCGTCCGATGTCTTTTACTCGGCCGAATATCGGCATCATTTGGCGACGGTCATGATTGAGAGGGCATTGCAAAAATTGATGGAATAA
- a CDS encoding ATPase associated with various cellular activities AAA_5 (PFAM: AAA domain (dynein-related subfamily)~COGs: COG0714 MoxR-like ATPase~InterPro IPR011704:IPR003593~KEGG: bts:Btus_2629 ATPase associated with various cellular activities AAA_5~PFAM: ATPase associated with various cellular activities, AAA-5~SMART: ATPase, AAA+ type, core~SPTR: ATPase associated with various cellular activities AAA_5) has translation MHYSFSSIEALQTALAQKGYVADRSTATAGYLALMLERPLLLEGPPGVGKTELAKAMAEALDRPLVRLQCYEGIDRQSALYDWNYAAQMVHLRMSEVVSGSAASLPRLRQEIYSEQFLLDRPLLQAVRARAGEAPVLLIDEIDRSDEAFEAFLLEFLGDFQVTIPELGTYRAVETPLVILTSNRTRDIHDALRRRCLYQWMDYPDLDRELSIVLGRVPGISVRLARQVVAFVAKLRGEPLMKRPGLAETVNWAEALHRLGTVRLDETAVTDTLGLLIKYVDDLDLLTRAGTGGINNVRLWLAELGVDRDEL, from the coding sequence GTGCACTATTCATTTTCTTCTATTGAAGCGCTCCAAACGGCTCTTGCCCAGAAAGGTTACGTAGCCGATCGGTCCACGGCGACGGCAGGCTATCTGGCATTGATGCTGGAACGTCCGTTATTGCTGGAAGGCCCGCCGGGAGTGGGAAAAACCGAGCTTGCCAAGGCCATGGCGGAGGCTCTGGATCGTCCGTTAGTCCGTTTACAATGTTATGAAGGCATTGACCGCCAAAGTGCCCTCTATGATTGGAACTATGCGGCGCAAATGGTTCATCTCCGCATGAGTGAGGTCGTATCCGGGTCCGCCGCCTCGCTTCCGCGGTTACGCCAAGAAATTTATTCGGAGCAATTTTTGCTGGATCGACCGCTATTGCAGGCCGTTCGCGCGCGGGCGGGGGAAGCGCCGGTGTTGTTGATCGATGAAATTGATCGCAGTGATGAAGCTTTTGAGGCATTTTTGTTGGAATTTTTAGGAGACTTTCAAGTCACGATTCCCGAACTCGGCACCTACCGAGCGGTGGAGACCCCCCTGGTCATTTTAACCTCCAACCGGACCCGTGATATTCATGATGCACTGCGGCGGCGGTGTCTTTATCAATGGATGGACTATCCCGACTTGGATCGTGAGCTTTCTATTGTTCTCGGGCGGGTACCGGGCATTTCTGTCCGATTGGCCCGGCAGGTGGTGGCGTTTGTGGCCAAATTACGGGGCGAGCCGTTGATGAAGCGACCGGGATTGGCGGAGACCGTCAATTGGGCAGAAGCCCTGCATCGTTTAGGGACGGTCAGGCTGGACGAAACGGCGGTCACCGACACCTTAGGCCTGTTGATTAAATACGTGGACGATTTGGATCTTCTAACCCGAGCGGGAACCGGCGGCATAAATAATGTGCGCCTGTGGTTGGCGGAGTTAGGCGTGGACCGCGATGAGCTCTAG
- a CDS encoding VWA containing CoxE family protein (PFAM: VWA domain containing CoxE-like protein~COGs: COG3552 Protein containing von Willebrand factor type A (vWA) domain~InterPro IPR008912~KEGG: bts:Btus_2628 VWA containing CoxE family protein~PFAM: vWA containing CoxE-like~SPTR: VWA containing CoxE family protein) has protein sequence MSSRSPVLGNLLVLARGLRRLGFTIGPDQVADAAAALTRIDQWDRDTVQDILRTLWAASPNEWRIFRRAFLEWEMALRRNTVSPMAHETYLAQVAQKMARPSVLWQAPVPGPTSDIAQSMTVVGLASDQERLVDRPLEMLQAEEIRRLLTLSGFMRTHRMPSYRRYPAHHGREGDMTATIREGRVGTEFLRLKWRDRRRVLRPVVFLLDMSGSMAIYHQVLLQFVGSAARRQPVEVFSFSTRVTRLTAALRDRRLERGLAESQRLTPDRGGGTKLAEALDLLWRQFGSRVITSRSWLVLVSDGLDSGEPIHLEAAVTRLSRRIGRLIWWNPYAGSSTYYPAGSAALLARRTPPVAVATWAQLLAAWNSLDNVW, from the coding sequence ATGAGCTCTAGGTCTCCGGTGCTGGGTAATCTTCTCGTCTTGGCACGGGGGTTACGGCGGCTAGGGTTTACGATCGGTCCGGATCAGGTGGCGGACGCGGCGGCCGCCCTGACGAGGATTGACCAATGGGATCGGGATACGGTGCAAGATATCCTGCGGACCTTGTGGGCGGCGTCTCCCAACGAATGGCGGATCTTTCGGCGGGCGTTTTTAGAGTGGGAAATGGCTTTGCGCCGCAATACCGTGTCCCCGATGGCGCATGAGACCTACCTCGCCCAAGTCGCACAAAAGATGGCTCGGCCGTCCGTCCTCTGGCAGGCGCCCGTTCCGGGGCCAACCTCGGATATAGCACAGTCAATGACCGTGGTCGGGTTGGCCAGCGATCAGGAGCGACTCGTTGACCGGCCGCTCGAGATGCTTCAGGCTGAGGAGATCCGACGTCTTTTGACGCTCTCCGGTTTTATGCGGACGCACCGAATGCCCTCCTATCGCCGGTACCCGGCTCACCATGGACGGGAAGGGGACATGACGGCCACCATTCGGGAGGGGCGAGTGGGTACCGAATTTCTCCGGTTAAAATGGCGGGATCGCCGCCGCGTCCTGCGCCCGGTGGTGTTTTTGCTGGATATGAGCGGGTCCATGGCGATATATCATCAGGTCTTGTTGCAATTTGTGGGCAGTGCCGCTCGGCGCCAGCCGGTCGAAGTGTTTTCGTTCAGTACGCGGGTGACGCGGTTGACGGCTGCGCTACGGGACCGTCGGCTCGAGCGGGGATTGGCGGAAAGTCAACGTCTCACCCCGGATCGTGGGGGCGGAACCAAATTGGCCGAAGCCCTCGACCTTTTATGGCGGCAATTCGGATCCCGGGTTATCACTAGCCGAAGCTGGCTGGTATTGGTCAGTGACGGGCTTGACAGCGGCGAACCGATCCATCTGGAGGCCGCGGTTACCCGCTTGTCTCGGCGGATTGGGCGACTTATCTGGTGGAACCCCTACGCCGGCAGTTCCACCTATTATCCCGCCGGTTCGGCTGCTTTGTTGGCGCGGCGGACTCCACCCGTTGCGGTTGCGACATGGGCACAATTATTAGCGGCTTGGAATAGCCTAGATAACGTGTGGTAG
- a CDS encoding carbon monoxide dehydrogenase subunit G (PFAM: Carbon monoxide dehydrogenase subunit G (CoxG)~COGs: COG3427 conserved hypothetical protein~InterPro IPR010419~KEGG: tmr:Tmar_1759 carbon monoxide dehydrogenase subunit G~PFAM: Carbon monoxide dehydrogenase subunit G~SPTR: Carbon monoxide dehydrogenase subunit G) produces MKLNGTKVIEAPPEVLYRLLTDPSVLVRTMPGLKSMEPEGENRYRAEMEMGVAAIKGRYSGMMEIQDPVPGQSYRLLMEGQGPGGFVNVNIVVRFEPVEGGTQLSYDGESQVGGTVAGVGQRMLGGVANFIMNQFFSNISKESQQHQAG; encoded by the coding sequence ATGAAATTAAACGGCACGAAAGTCATTGAAGCTCCGCCGGAAGTTCTTTATCGGCTTTTAACCGACCCGTCGGTCTTGGTTCGTACCATGCCGGGGTTGAAATCCATGGAACCGGAGGGCGAGAATCGCTACCGGGCCGAAATGGAAATGGGAGTGGCGGCCATTAAAGGACGTTATTCCGGCATGATGGAAATTCAAGATCCGGTTCCGGGTCAATCCTATCGGTTGCTCATGGAGGGCCAAGGACCCGGCGGTTTTGTGAATGTGAATATTGTCGTGCGATTTGAGCCGGTTGAAGGGGGCACCCAACTATCCTACGATGGGGAGTCACAGGTCGGAGGGACCGTGGCAGGGGTCGGTCAGCGGATGCTCGGCGGAGTCGCCAACTTCATCATGAATCAGTTTTTTAGCAATATCAGTAAGGAATCCCAACAACATCAGGCGGGGTGA
- a CDS encoding Xanthine dehydrogenase (PFAM: XdhC and CoxI family~COGs: COG1975 Xanthine and CO dehydrogenase maturation factor XdhC/CoxF family~InterPro IPR003777~KEGG: bts:Btus_2771 xanthine dehydrogenase~PFAM: XdhC- CoxI~PRIAM: Xanthine dehydrogenase~SPTR: Xanthine dehydrogenase) — protein MSSIREARQLWQFVEDAEALGQSVVMATLVTVVGSAYRRPGAKMVMRQDGRMRGTLSGGCLEGDLFLHAETVMATGKPSIHHYDLTEDEMWGLGIGCKGTVDVWLEPIHPQEPFWQGFQRAVSEDQLVLWGAELPEGRRFLMTPRDTVGDVPTWARALPIESGIETGRQDGFWWDVMRPPERLIVAGAGHDAEPLVRLASQAGFEVTVLDPRPHVNNPDHFPQARHWVKAPEEVTPAEVIGSYWVIMNHHQRRDEAAIRLAYASAPRFLGILGPRQRTDEMIANLGIQTDGLPLRAPVGLDVGAETPEEVAVSIVGEMMAYRRSRSGGPLNGRQRIHA, from the coding sequence ATGTCCTCAATTCGGGAAGCACGCCAGCTCTGGCAATTTGTAGAGGATGCCGAAGCGCTGGGGCAGTCAGTCGTCATGGCCACTTTGGTGACGGTGGTCGGCTCGGCCTATCGCCGGCCCGGTGCCAAGATGGTCATGCGCCAAGACGGCCGGATGCGTGGTACGTTGAGTGGTGGCTGTCTCGAGGGCGATTTGTTTTTACATGCGGAAACCGTGATGGCGACCGGAAAGCCCAGCATTCATCATTATGATTTAACGGAAGACGAAATGTGGGGTCTCGGGATCGGCTGTAAAGGGACGGTCGACGTTTGGCTGGAGCCGATTCATCCCCAAGAGCCGTTTTGGCAGGGGTTCCAAAGGGCGGTCAGCGAAGATCAGCTCGTGTTATGGGGCGCGGAGTTGCCCGAGGGACGACGATTTTTGATGACACCGCGGGACACGGTGGGGGATGTTCCGACCTGGGCGCGGGCATTACCCATCGAGTCCGGCATCGAAACGGGACGGCAGGACGGTTTTTGGTGGGATGTTATGCGACCTCCTGAGCGGTTGATTGTGGCCGGGGCCGGCCACGATGCCGAGCCTTTGGTGCGGTTGGCCAGTCAAGCCGGATTTGAGGTGACGGTCCTCGACCCGAGACCCCATGTCAACAATCCCGATCACTTTCCTCAGGCTCGGCATTGGGTCAAAGCTCCGGAAGAGGTCACTCCGGCGGAGGTTATCGGATCTTATTGGGTCATTATGAATCATCATCAACGCCGTGATGAAGCCGCCATCCGACTCGCTTATGCGAGTGCTCCCCGTTTTTTAGGGATTTTGGGACCGCGTCAGCGAACGGATGAAATGATAGCCAACCTTGGCATCCAAACCGACGGCTTGCCGCTACGCGCGCCCGTGGGACTGGACGTGGGCGCGGAAACGCCGGAAGAAGTGGCCGTGAGCATTGTCGGCGAGATGATGGCGTATCGGCGGTCTCGCAGCGGAGGACCGTTAAATGGGCGCCAACGCATCCATGCCTAG
- a CDS encoding molybdenum cofactor cytidylyltransferase (COGs: COG2068 Uncharacterized MobA-related protein~KEGG: ttr:Tter_1415 4-diphosphocytidyl-2C-methyl-D-erythritol synthase~SPTR: 4-diphosphocytidyl-2C-methyl-D-erythritol synthase) gives MGANASMPSAVTVVLAAGLARRMGQAKPTLPWNGITLLDHVVHTASRADTPVVTVVDHRVRPTTAFWVENPDPSQGVASSIQTGVRWVREHWGAVPVQVLLADQPFVTADDIRRIWDAFEARPDSVHAVRPFYDGIPGHPVVFDARFDAVIFSLAGDRGLGAVWSSRPEVMGVPVAVGKSRPHPATDIDTPADYQQALAWLAQQSE, from the coding sequence ATGGGCGCCAACGCATCCATGCCTAGCGCCGTAACCGTTGTGTTAGCGGCAGGCTTGGCTCGTCGCATGGGACAAGCCAAACCGACGTTACCGTGGAACGGCATCACCCTTTTGGATCACGTGGTGCACACCGCTTCGCGTGCCGACACGCCGGTGGTGACGGTCGTCGACCATCGGGTGCGTCCGACCACCGCGTTTTGGGTTGAAAACCCCGATCCGTCTCAAGGTGTCGCCAGCTCCATCCAAACAGGCGTTCGATGGGTGCGCGAGCACTGGGGAGCGGTTCCCGTTCAGGTGTTGCTGGCGGATCAGCCGTTCGTGACGGCGGACGATATCCGACGGATATGGGATGCATTTGAAGCCCGTCCGGATTCCGTACACGCGGTGCGCCCGTTTTATGACGGGATTCCGGGGCACCCGGTCGTCTTCGATGCCCGGTTTGACGCGGTAATTTTCTCCCTGGCGGGCGATCGGGGACTGGGCGCCGTCTGGTCCAGTCGACCCGAGGTCATGGGGGTGCCCGTGGCGGTCGGCAAAAGCCGTCCCCATCCGGCGACCGATATCGATACGCCGGCCGACTATCAACAGGCGCTCGCCTGGCTGGCACAGCAATCCGAGTGA
- a CDS encoding Acetate--CoA ligase (PFAM: Domain of unknown function (DUF3448); AMP-binding enzyme~TIGRFAM: acetoacetyl-CoA synthase~COGs: COG0365 Acyl-coenzyme A synthetase/AMP-(fatty) acid ligase~InterPro IPR000873~KEGG: sti:Sthe_2381 AMP-dependent synthetase and ligase~PFAM: AMP-dependent synthetase/ligase~PRIAM: Acetate--CoA ligase~SPTR: Acetyl-coenzyme A synthetase), whose translation MELWEAEVVWRPTETWVKESRLGQFLSKVGLGSINALRERAASDPEWFWDAVVKELGWPFPVSYQTVLDTKDGIPFAEWFVGGRTNVALAALDRHRDRQPDRVAVIYESEAGQVRQWTYGQLGETADRLAHGLRRLGIGLGDRIGIYLPMIPEAVALMMAAAKIGAIIVPAFSGYGAEALATRLADAAVSLLVTADGYFRRGRWIAMKPVADQAIQQTGQSIPILLVRQGSEPVTAEYDWETIIREAEGVGPYRTEILPSETPLMIIYTSGTTGRPKGAVHTHTGFPLKASQDLWQAFDLRESDRFFWFTDLGWMMGPWMIYGGLITGSTLVLYDGTPDYPDAGRLWDLIDRHQVSVFGISPTAIRALMAHGRQPLEGHSLQSLRILGSSGEPWNPEPWLWFFRQVGGGRCPIVNYSGGTEISGGIVAALAVEPQKPCAFSGPIPGMVADVVNEEGQPVVEAVGELVLRAPWPGMTRGFWHDRDRYQKTYWSRFPGLWVHGDFAYIDRDGFWYILGRSDDTIKVAGKRLGPAEVESIVVAHPEVVEAAAIGVPDPVKGEALVVVAVVTTARPELTAELSRWVEDRLGKALKPKTVILVPELPKTRNGKIVRRVIKAQYLGQPLGDTSSVENVQALDYISRGDQ comes from the coding sequence ATGGAACTATGGGAAGCGGAGGTCGTCTGGCGGCCGACGGAAACATGGGTCAAGGAATCGCGATTAGGCCAATTTTTGTCGAAGGTAGGTCTTGGGTCGATTAATGCGCTCCGGGAACGGGCGGCAAGCGACCCGGAGTGGTTTTGGGACGCGGTCGTGAAGGAATTGGGGTGGCCGTTTCCGGTGTCCTACCAGACGGTTTTGGATACGAAAGACGGAATCCCGTTTGCCGAGTGGTTTGTCGGCGGCCGGACCAACGTCGCGTTGGCGGCGCTCGATCGCCATCGCGACCGCCAACCTGATCGAGTGGCGGTAATCTATGAAAGCGAGGCCGGCCAGGTACGACAATGGACGTACGGGCAATTGGGCGAGACGGCGGATCGGTTGGCGCACGGCCTTCGGCGCTTGGGGATCGGCCTTGGGGACCGGATCGGGATTTATTTGCCGATGATTCCGGAAGCCGTGGCGCTCATGATGGCGGCGGCCAAAATCGGGGCCATTATTGTTCCCGCCTTTTCGGGATATGGGGCGGAGGCCTTAGCGACCCGGTTGGCCGATGCTGCCGTGTCGCTATTGGTTACGGCGGACGGCTATTTCCGCCGCGGACGGTGGATTGCCATGAAGCCGGTGGCGGATCAGGCGATTCAACAGACAGGACAATCGATTCCGATTCTGTTGGTGCGTCAAGGATCCGAGCCGGTGACGGCCGAGTACGATTGGGAGACGATCATTCGAGAGGCCGAAGGGGTTGGGCCGTATCGCACGGAAATCCTACCCAGTGAAACGCCCCTCATGATTATTTATACGTCGGGGACGACGGGGCGACCGAAAGGTGCGGTTCATACCCACACCGGCTTTCCGCTCAAAGCCAGCCAAGATTTATGGCAGGCTTTTGACCTGAGAGAATCTGACCGATTTTTTTGGTTCACCGATCTCGGCTGGATGATGGGCCCTTGGATGATCTATGGGGGTCTTATTACCGGGTCCACGCTGGTCCTTTACGACGGGACTCCCGATTATCCGGATGCGGGGCGCCTGTGGGATCTGATCGATCGCCATCAGGTTAGTGTGTTTGGCATTTCCCCGACCGCGATTCGCGCGCTTATGGCTCACGGTCGGCAACCCCTGGAAGGCCATTCGCTACAAAGCCTGAGAATCTTGGGGTCCTCAGGGGAACCATGGAATCCGGAGCCGTGGTTATGGTTTTTTCGGCAAGTCGGCGGCGGACGGTGCCCCATTGTCAATTATAGCGGGGGAACGGAAATTTCCGGGGGGATTGTGGCTGCGTTGGCGGTTGAGCCGCAGAAACCGTGTGCCTTTTCCGGCCCGATTCCGGGAATGGTTGCCGATGTGGTGAACGAGGAAGGTCAACCGGTCGTCGAAGCGGTAGGCGAATTGGTGTTGCGAGCCCCCTGGCCAGGCATGACGCGCGGCTTTTGGCACGACCGCGATCGTTATCAGAAAACGTATTGGTCACGATTCCCCGGGCTTTGGGTGCATGGGGATTTTGCTTATATCGACCGAGACGGATTTTGGTATATTCTTGGGCGCAGTGACGATACCATCAAGGTGGCGGGCAAACGACTCGGACCGGCGGAGGTGGAATCGATTGTCGTGGCCCATCCGGAAGTCGTGGAAGCGGCCGCTATCGGGGTGCCCGACCCGGTGAAAGGTGAAGCCCTCGTCGTGGTGGCGGTCGTGACGACGGCGCGGCCCGAACTCACCGCCGAGTTGTCCCGTTGGGTTGAAGATCGCTTGGGTAAAGCGTTGAAGCCGAAAACGGTGATTTTGGTGCCGGAGTTGCCGAAGACGCGCAACGGGAAGATTGTGCGACGGGTAATTAAAGCGCAATATCTGGGCCAACCGCTGGGGGACACGTCATCGGTCGAAAACGTGCAGGCGTTAGATTACATTTCGCGAGGTGACCAATGA
- a CDS encoding alpha/beta hydrolase fold protein (PFAM: alpha/beta hydrolase fold~COGs: COG0596 hydrolase or acyltransferase (alpha/beta hydrolase superfamily)~InterPro IPR000073~KEGG: rxy:Rxyl_2443 alpha/beta hydrolase fold domain-containing protein~PFAM: Alpha/beta hydrolase fold-1~SPTR: Alpha/beta hydrolase fold), whose protein sequence is MSSRTSEGIKYWVMGDGPEAVFCHPSLGLGRFLFHRLIPPLSRHYTVVTWDPRGIGDNAGYVPRLTDWVKDVVSMMDEVGKPAHLIGVSLGTWVMPRVALARPEAVQKLVMIGATPGFAGGEEQVAARRQEIEQMGMAAFARQYAEGTLAPAVDEDMRQKLADSLAECQSDAYLASMREIYLVDNRTIWPNVHQPTLFLVGSRDSRTPPAAAEALAELLPEGLAQVRVIPQAGHLALLDYPDRVYHLIEEFLSRGTLSD, encoded by the coding sequence ATGAGTAGCCGAACATCCGAGGGCATCAAGTATTGGGTGATGGGGGACGGGCCGGAAGCGGTGTTTTGTCACCCGAGTCTGGGATTAGGCCGTTTTTTGTTTCATCGGTTAATTCCGCCCTTGTCCCGTCATTATACGGTCGTGACCTGGGATCCGCGAGGGATTGGCGATAACGCGGGATATGTGCCGCGTCTGACGGATTGGGTCAAAGACGTCGTGAGCATGATGGATGAGGTCGGCAAACCCGCTCATTTGATTGGGGTGTCGTTAGGGACCTGGGTCATGCCGCGGGTCGCCTTGGCCCGTCCCGAAGCGGTGCAAAAGCTGGTGATGATCGGGGCCACGCCGGGGTTTGCCGGTGGTGAAGAGCAGGTGGCGGCTCGACGGCAGGAGATTGAACAGATGGGGATGGCGGCTTTTGCGCGCCAATATGCCGAGGGGACCTTGGCCCCGGCGGTTGATGAGGATATGCGGCAAAAGCTTGCCGATTCGTTGGCCGAATGCCAATCGGACGCTTATTTGGCGTCGATGCGGGAGATTTACCTGGTGGACAACCGGACCATCTGGCCCAACGTCCATCAGCCGACGCTTTTTTTGGTCGGCAGTCGAGATTCTCGAACCCCGCCGGCCGCCGCCGAAGCCTTGGCGGAGCTTCTGCCGGAGGGCCTGGCCCAGGTACGGGTGATTCCGCAGGCGGGGCATTTAGCGCTGCTGGATTACCCCGATCGGGTGTATCATTTAATTGAAGAATTTTTGTCGCGGGGGACCCTTTCAGACTAA
- a CDS encoding integral membrane sensor signal transduction histidine kinase (PFAM: Histidine kinase; Histidine kinase-, DNA gyrase B-, and HSP90-like ATPase~COGs: COG3850 Signal transduction histidine kinase nitrate/nitrite-specific~InterPro IPR011712:IPR003594~KEGG: psa:PST_0734 two-component sensor~PFAM: ATP-binding region, ATPase-like; Signal transduction histidine kinase, subgroup 3, dimerisation and phosphoacceptor region~SMART: ATP-binding region, ATPase-like~SPTR: Probable two-component sensor), whose amino-acid sequence MDEWERQRYGRLKLLTVLGPTVFVAIGEWVRTYYLTPRFSAGTVGLVTVGVTLVGAIIFSWYVFRVMEKLETERRTYKEAVLALKERERIAREMHDGLAQNLAVLKLEAFKLKEACLHRDGALVQNLDTLESLLNQTYLEVRQSLYDLRVAQSLGEGFWPTVERQVQEFERRTGIKCILQPLNPPEELWNELASVQILRIIQEALANVRKHAHARRVDIRCQLVGRAVEFVIEDDGIGFQADPEAPPPDHYGLAVMRERAEAVGGMLKIESQPGRGTKVTVTVPVEGRPSDSGKSKNHASG is encoded by the coding sequence GTGGATGAGTGGGAGCGTCAGCGCTACGGGCGTTTAAAATTATTAACCGTGCTCGGGCCGACGGTGTTCGTGGCTATCGGGGAATGGGTGCGCACCTATTATCTCACCCCTCGATTTTCCGCCGGCACGGTCGGGTTGGTGACGGTAGGCGTCACGTTGGTCGGGGCGATTATTTTCTCGTGGTATGTGTTTCGGGTGATGGAAAAACTGGAGACAGAACGGCGCACCTATAAAGAGGCGGTCTTGGCGTTAAAGGAGCGGGAACGCATTGCGCGGGAAATGCATGACGGGTTGGCACAAAATTTAGCCGTTTTGAAGCTGGAAGCGTTTAAACTAAAAGAGGCATGCTTGCATCGGGACGGGGCTTTGGTACAAAATCTCGATACGCTGGAATCGCTTTTGAACCAGACGTATCTGGAAGTTCGCCAGTCGTTATATGATTTACGGGTGGCGCAGAGTTTAGGGGAAGGGTTTTGGCCCACGGTCGAACGACAAGTCCAGGAATTTGAACGGCGAACCGGTATAAAATGTATTTTGCAGCCGTTGAACCCGCCGGAGGAGTTATGGAACGAATTGGCCTCCGTGCAAATCCTGCGAATTATCCAGGAAGCCTTGGCTAATGTGCGCAAACATGCACATGCCCGACGGGTGGACATTCGGTGTCAATTGGTGGGACGGGCCGTGGAATTTGTGATCGAGGACGATGGCATCGGGTTTCAAGCCGATCCGGAGGCTCCGCCGCCTGACCATTATGGGTTGGCGGTCATGCGGGAGCGGGCGGAAGCGGTCGGCGGGATGTTAAAAATTGAAAGCCAACCGGGCCGGGGCACAAAAGTCACCGTGACCGTACCGGTGGAAGGGAGGCCCAGTGACAGTGGAAAAAGCAAGAATCATGCTAGTGGATGA